In one Rhodococcus sp. B50 genomic region, the following are encoded:
- a CDS encoding phosphoribosyltransferase produces MRYATREEAGRRLARSAGHLRDADPVVLALPRGGIPVARELAAALDAPLDVLVVRKLGVPWHPELAMGAIAEGPGPGTAGEPTAHDAVFRVLNDDVIRHGRIAPESVAAIEQRELTELARRADFLRAGRPRVPLEGRTAIIVDDGIATGATAAVACLAARASGATRVVLAVPVASPDALRRAGRMADEVICPWTPVDTDSVGAAYDDFHQLGDDEAVHLLRNTGTSGTGKSDETIR; encoded by the coding sequence GTGAGGTACGCCACGCGCGAGGAGGCAGGCCGGCGACTCGCCCGGTCGGCCGGGCACCTGCGCGACGCCGACCCGGTGGTTCTCGCACTGCCCCGCGGCGGCATTCCCGTCGCCCGTGAACTCGCTGCGGCCCTCGATGCACCCCTGGACGTCCTCGTGGTGCGCAAACTGGGCGTGCCCTGGCATCCCGAACTCGCGATGGGCGCGATCGCCGAAGGACCGGGTCCCGGAACCGCCGGAGAACCGACCGCGCACGACGCCGTCTTCCGCGTCCTCAACGACGACGTGATCCGGCACGGGCGGATAGCCCCGGAATCCGTGGCGGCCATCGAGCAGCGCGAGCTGACCGAACTTGCCCGGCGCGCCGATTTTCTGCGCGCCGGTCGTCCCCGGGTGCCGCTGGAGGGCCGCACGGCGATCATCGTCGACGACGGGATCGCCACCGGCGCGACCGCCGCCGTGGCATGCCTCGCCGCGCGCGCCTCCGGAGCGACCCGAGTCGTCCTCGCGGTGCCGGTGGCATCTCCCGACGCACTGCGCCGGGCCGGCCGGATGGCCGACGAGGTGATCTGCCCGTGGACGCCGGTGGACACCGACAGCGTCGGCGCCGCTTACGACGATTTTCATCAACTCGGCGACGACGAGGCCGTCCATCTCCTCCGAAATACTGGTACTTCCGGTACCGGAAAATCCGACGAGACTATCCGATAG
- a CDS encoding alpha/beta hydrolase, with the protein MPLTFFPGSVGRVHWRCRTVDDARAGVVFAHGFGQHTGHYHRFASGLAAHGIAWWGLDLAGHGLSEGEPGSPGNVEFHAEDFGVLAGLAAESGLPLVAMGHSLGAATVLTALGAEAFGGTRFAGVVLCGTPRTAALPQTAEALRASDLPVLLVHGVDDRLVPIDPIREWASSVPRAQWREYPDAGHDLLHEPVHRRVTSDVAAFVGDLAGRIP; encoded by the coding sequence ATGCCGTTGACGTTCTTCCCCGGGTCGGTCGGCCGGGTCCATTGGCGGTGCCGGACCGTCGACGACGCGAGAGCCGGTGTCGTGTTCGCGCACGGCTTCGGGCAGCACACCGGGCACTACCATCGTTTCGCCTCCGGTCTTGCCGCCCACGGCATCGCGTGGTGGGGACTCGACCTCGCCGGACACGGACTCTCCGAAGGAGAACCCGGCTCACCGGGCAACGTCGAGTTCCACGCCGAGGACTTCGGCGTGCTCGCCGGCCTCGCCGCCGAGTCCGGTCTGCCGCTGGTGGCGATGGGCCATTCGCTCGGCGCGGCGACGGTCCTGACGGCGCTGGGTGCCGAGGCCTTTGGTGGTACCCGCTTCGCGGGCGTCGTACTGTGCGGCACGCCGCGCACCGCGGCCCTGCCGCAGACGGCCGAAGCGCTCCGAGCGAGCGACCTGCCGGTCCTGCTGGTCCACGGCGTCGACGACCGGCTGGTCCCGATCGACCCGATACGCGAGTGGGCGTCGTCGGTGCCCCGGGCACAGTGGCGCGAATATCCCGATGCCGGGCACGACCTGTTGCACGAACCCGTGCATCGCAGGGTGACCTCGGATGTTGCCGCGTTCGTGGGCGACCTGGCCGGCCGGATTCCCTGA
- a CDS encoding AMIN-like domain-containing (lipo)protein: protein MKHTRLALAVTATALVLAGCSAGADQPAPSPAVSVDTPTSSAPETTSADVPRDARDKVSPAGEDAKLTVVDIRTGRHEGFDRVVYELGGEGAPGWRVGYVDEAIQDGSGNEVAVAGDAVLQVLIDGSAYPFDSGVEQYDGPNPVLAEPGGSVVEVNGAGVFEGVTQSFIGVAAHGTPFSVYSLTGPTRVVIDVAR, encoded by the coding sequence ATGAAGCACACGCGTCTCGCCCTGGCCGTCACCGCCACCGCTCTGGTCCTGGCGGGATGCTCCGCCGGCGCCGACCAGCCCGCGCCCTCCCCCGCCGTCTCGGTCGACACCCCGACGTCCTCGGCTCCCGAGACCACCTCCGCCGACGTCCCGCGCGACGCGCGCGACAAGGTCTCCCCGGCCGGCGAGGACGCGAAACTCACCGTCGTGGACATCCGCACCGGACGGCACGAGGGCTTCGACCGCGTGGTCTACGAACTCGGTGGAGAGGGCGCGCCGGGATGGCGGGTCGGCTACGTCGACGAGGCGATCCAGGACGGCAGCGGCAACGAGGTCGCCGTCGCCGGCGATGCCGTGCTGCAGGTGCTCATCGACGGCTCCGCCTATCCGTTCGACAGCGGGGTCGAACAGTACGACGGCCCGAATCCCGTGCTCGCCGAACCCGGCGGATCGGTGGTCGAGGTCAACGGGGCCGGGGTCTTCGAGGGCGTCACCCAGTCGTTCATCGGCGTCGCCGCACACGGCACCCCGTTCTCGGTGTATTCCCTCACCGGGCCGACCCGTGTGGTGATCGACGTGGCGCGCTGA
- a CDS encoding TrpB-like pyridoxal phosphate-dependent enzyme produces MTASPSAHASTTPPSVADSGIPTHWYNIVGDLEVASPPHLHPGTREPITADDLAPLFASGLIEQELSTETEIEIPEAVREVYAGYRTTPLFRARSFEKALGTPARIYVKYEGVSPVGSHKVNSAVAQAYYNSLDGVTRLTTETGAGQWGSALSFACAKFGIDLEVWQVRASYDSKPYRRFLIETYGGTVHPSPSDLTDAGRAVLAEHPDTPGSLGIAVSEAVEVAVKDAAARYTLGSVLNHVVLHQTVIGLEAVEQLRTAGEDQADVVFGCAGGGSNLAGLSFPFLREVLHDRAKTRIVAVEPAACPSITRGEYRYDHGDIAGLTPLLKMHTLGQDFIPDPIHAGGLRYHGMAPLLSHTVELGYVQGQSVAQTDAFSAAVLFARNEGIVPAPESSHAIAAAAEYARGLTEPEVIVIGLSGHGQLDLPAYHSYLSGDLD; encoded by the coding sequence GTGACGGCCTCCCCCTCCGCGCACGCCTCCACGACGCCTCCGTCCGTCGCCGATTCCGGCATTCCGACGCACTGGTACAACATCGTCGGCGATCTCGAGGTGGCCTCGCCGCCGCATCTGCACCCCGGCACCCGCGAGCCCATCACCGCCGACGATCTCGCGCCGCTGTTCGCCTCGGGACTGATCGAGCAGGAGCTGTCGACCGAAACCGAGATCGAGATCCCGGAGGCCGTGCGCGAGGTCTACGCCGGCTACCGCACCACTCCCCTGTTCCGTGCCCGCTCGTTCGAGAAGGCGCTCGGCACCCCGGCCCGCATCTACGTCAAGTACGAGGGGGTGAGCCCGGTCGGTAGCCACAAGGTGAACTCCGCGGTCGCCCAGGCGTACTACAACTCGCTCGACGGCGTCACCCGACTCACGACGGAAACCGGTGCGGGACAGTGGGGCTCGGCCCTGTCGTTCGCGTGCGCGAAGTTCGGTATCGATCTCGAGGTGTGGCAGGTCCGCGCCTCCTACGATTCGAAGCCGTATCGTCGCTTCCTCATCGAGACGTACGGTGGCACAGTCCATCCCAGCCCGTCCGACCTGACGGACGCCGGTCGCGCAGTCCTCGCCGAGCATCCGGACACGCCCGGCTCGCTCGGCATCGCAGTGTCGGAGGCCGTGGAGGTCGCGGTGAAGGACGCGGCGGCCCGCTACACACTCGGCAGTGTGCTCAACCATGTGGTGCTGCACCAGACCGTCATCGGCCTCGAGGCCGTGGAACAGCTGCGGACCGCAGGCGAGGACCAGGCCGATGTCGTCTTCGGCTGCGCGGGCGGCGGTTCGAATCTCGCCGGCCTGTCGTTCCCGTTCCTGCGCGAGGTCCTGCACGACCGGGCGAAGACGCGCATCGTCGCCGTCGAGCCCGCGGCATGCCCGTCGATCACGCGTGGCGAGTACCGCTACGACCACGGCGACATCGCGGGCCTGACGCCGCTGCTGAAGATGCACACACTCGGCCAGGACTTCATCCCGGATCCCATCCATGCCGGTGGGCTGCGGTACCACGGCATGGCACCGCTGCTCAGCCACACCGTCGAGCTGGGCTACGTGCAGGGACAATCCGTGGCACAGACCGATGCCTTCTCCGCGGCGGTGCTCTTCGCCCGGAACGAGGGCATCGTGCCGGCACCGGAGTCGTCGCACGCGATCGCGGCGGCCGCGGAGTACGCACGGGGCCTCACCGAACCCGAGGTGATCGTGATCGGTCTGTCCGGCCACGGCCAGCTCGATCTGCCCGCTTACCACTCCTACCTGTCGGGCGATCTCGACTGA
- a CDS encoding ABC transporter ATP-binding protein, producing the protein MNVDHTSDAVDIRDLHVRRGIHRALEDVSVRVPRGSITGLLGPSGCGKTTLMRTIVGTQIVESGTVTVLGLPAGNAALRRRIGYVTQAPSVYPDLTVAENVSYFASLYGRKGTAVADTVAAVGLTDHARDRTSALSGGQLGRVSLACALVGDPELLVLDEPTVGLDPLLRAELWEHFRALADRGTTLLVSSHVMDEADHCDELVLLREGRLVARLTPAELREQTGETGLENAFLRLIRNRTGARP; encoded by the coding sequence ATGAACGTCGACCACACCTCCGACGCCGTCGACATCCGCGACCTGCATGTCCGGCGCGGCATCCACCGAGCCCTCGAAGACGTGAGCGTGCGGGTCCCGCGCGGCTCGATCACCGGCCTGCTCGGGCCTTCGGGTTGCGGGAAGACCACCCTGATGCGCACGATCGTCGGCACCCAGATCGTCGAATCCGGCACGGTCACCGTGCTGGGTCTGCCCGCGGGCAACGCCGCACTGCGCCGCCGCATCGGCTACGTCACCCAGGCGCCGAGCGTCTACCCCGACCTGACCGTCGCCGAGAACGTCTCCTATTTCGCCTCCCTCTACGGACGGAAGGGAACCGCGGTCGCCGACACCGTCGCGGCGGTCGGGCTCACCGACCACGCCCGCGACCGGACGTCGGCCCTCTCCGGCGGCCAACTGGGACGGGTGTCGCTCGCATGCGCGCTGGTGGGCGATCCCGAACTTCTCGTCCTCGACGAACCCACCGTCGGGCTCGACCCGCTCCTGCGGGCCGAGCTGTGGGAACACTTCCGTGCGCTCGCCGACCGCGGAACCACACTGCTCGTGTCGAGCCACGTCATGGACGAGGCCGACCACTGCGACGAGCTCGTCCTGCTGCGCGAGGGCCGGCTGGTCGCCCGGCTGACCCCGGCCGAACTGCGTGAGCAGACAGGGGAGACGGGCCTCGAGAACGCCTTTCTCCGACTCATCCGGAACCGGACGGGAGCACGACCGTGA
- a CDS encoding ABC transporter ATP-binding protein: MSMEVTAWNAMYNAMHAESDRRPFSRASLRRIAAFAQPHRRNIAFYLVLSVLIAALGVATPVLAGRVIDAIVDRAAVSVVVMLAVIIAAIALIEAGLAIANRWLSASIGEDLILDLRTTVFDHVQRMPVAFFTRTRTGALVSRLNNDVIGAQRAFSDTLSGVVGNIVTLAITLVVMIGISWQITLLALLLLPIFVIPARHMGARLAQLSREAANHNSMMNTQMTERFSAPGATLVKLFGRPAQESKEFAVRAKRVRDIGVRTAMLQSVFVTALTLVSALALALVYGLGGFYALRDQLDPGSVVAMAMLLTRLYSPLTALASARMDVMSAMVSFERVFEILDLKPLIEQSPDARPVPDGPVSVEFRGVGFAYPSADKVSLASLEEVAVLDSRGGNEVLHDVSFRVEPGRMVALVGSSGAGKSTIAQLIPRLYDVDSGAVLLGGADVRELTTDSIRATVGLVTQDGHLFHETVRANLLLARPEAGEDELWHALRRARLDRLIESLPNGLDTVVGERGYRLSGGERQRLTIARLLLAHPRVVILDEATAHLDSTSEAAVQEALTEALEGRTSVVIAHRLSTIRAADEILVVEAGRIIERGSHEDLLSAGGRYAELYRTQFADSGSKLSEATPIFDA, encoded by the coding sequence ATGAGCATGGAAGTCACCGCGTGGAACGCGATGTACAACGCGATGCACGCCGAGAGCGATCGACGACCGTTCTCCCGAGCGAGCCTGCGGCGGATCGCCGCATTCGCGCAACCGCACCGACGCAACATCGCCTTCTATCTCGTCCTGAGCGTGCTCATCGCCGCGCTCGGTGTCGCCACACCCGTGCTCGCCGGGCGGGTGATCGATGCGATCGTCGACCGTGCCGCGGTGTCGGTGGTGGTGATGCTCGCGGTGATCATCGCCGCGATCGCGCTGATCGAGGCCGGCCTGGCGATCGCCAATCGCTGGCTCTCGGCGAGTATCGGTGAGGATCTCATCCTCGACCTGCGCACCACGGTCTTCGATCACGTCCAGCGCATGCCGGTCGCCTTCTTCACGAGGACCCGCACGGGCGCTCTCGTCTCACGCCTGAACAATGACGTGATCGGTGCGCAGCGCGCATTCAGCGACACCCTGTCCGGCGTGGTCGGCAACATCGTCACCCTCGCGATCACCTTGGTGGTGATGATCGGGATCTCCTGGCAGATCACACTTCTCGCGCTGTTGCTGCTACCGATCTTCGTGATCCCCGCCCGGCACATGGGCGCCCGGCTCGCACAGCTCAGCCGGGAAGCGGCCAACCACAATTCGATGATGAACACGCAGATGACCGAACGGTTCTCGGCGCCGGGCGCCACCCTGGTCAAGCTGTTCGGCCGTCCGGCGCAGGAGTCGAAGGAGTTCGCCGTCCGGGCGAAGCGGGTCCGCGACATCGGGGTGCGCACCGCGATGCTGCAGAGCGTGTTCGTCACCGCTCTGACGCTCGTGTCCGCTCTGGCGCTCGCACTGGTCTACGGTCTCGGCGGCTTCTACGCGCTGCGCGATCAGCTCGATCCCGGTTCGGTGGTGGCGATGGCGATGCTCCTGACGCGGCTGTACTCGCCGCTGACCGCGCTGGCCAGCGCCCGCATGGACGTCATGAGCGCGATGGTGAGTTTCGAGCGGGTCTTCGAGATCCTCGATCTGAAGCCGCTGATCGAGCAGTCGCCGGATGCCCGTCCGGTTCCGGACGGTCCGGTCTCCGTGGAATTCCGCGGTGTCGGTTTCGCATATCCGTCCGCGGACAAGGTCTCGCTCGCTTCCCTCGAGGAGGTAGCGGTACTGGATTCCCGAGGCGGCAACGAGGTGCTGCACGACGTGTCGTTCCGCGTCGAGCCCGGGCGGATGGTCGCGCTGGTTGGATCGTCCGGTGCCGGGAAATCGACCATCGCCCAACTGATCCCGCGCCTGTACGACGTCGATTCGGGCGCCGTGCTGCTCGGCGGAGCAGACGTACGCGAACTGACCACCGATTCGATCCGCGCGACGGTCGGTCTCGTCACCCAGGACGGGCACCTCTTCCACGAGACCGTCCGCGCCAATCTGCTGCTCGCCCGCCCGGAGGCCGGCGAGGACGAACTGTGGCACGCTTTGCGGCGTGCCCGCCTCGACAGGCTGATCGAGTCGCTCCCGAACGGACTCGACACCGTGGTCGGAGAGCGCGGCTACCGACTTTCGGGTGGGGAACGTCAGCGGCTCACCATCGCCCGGCTGCTGCTCGCCCATCCGCGCGTGGTGATCCTGGACGAGGCCACGGCGCACCTCGATTCGACCTCGGAGGCCGCCGTGCAGGAGGCGTTGACCGAGGCGCTCGAAGGTCGCACGTCGGTGGTCATCGCGCACCGTCTGTCGACCATCCGCGCCGCCGACGAGATCCTGGTCGTCGAGGCCGGGCGCATCATCGAGCGCGGCAGCCACGAGGATCTGCTGTCGGCCGGTGGCCGCTACGCGGAGCTGTACCGCACGCAGTTCGCCGATTCGGGGTCGAAGTTGTCGGAAGCCACGCCGATATTCGACGCATGA
- a CDS encoding DEAD/DEAH box helicase: protein MSEIQDAPDQETAALTFADLDIDARVLQALSDVGYESPSPIQAATIPPLLEGRDVVGLAQTGTGKTAAFAVPILSRIDTSVKRPQALVLAPTRELALQVAEAFGKYSVHIPGLSVLPIYGGQAYGVQLSGLRRGAQVIVGTPGRVIDHLAKGTLDISELEFLVLDEADEMLTMGFQEDVERILADTPDTKQVALFSATMPGAIRRLSKQYLKDPQEITVKSKTTTSANISQRWVLVSHQRKLDALTRVLEVETFEAMIIFVRTKQATEDLAERLRARGFSAAAINGDIVQAQRERTINQLKNGTLDILVATDVAARGLDVERISHVVNYDIPHDTESYVHRIGRTGRAGRSGDALLFVAPRERHLLKAIERATRQPLAEMQLPTVEDVNAQRVSKFNDSITEALASDHLQLFRTFVEDYEREHDVPLADIAAALAVLSRDGESFLMEAEPEPVAAPRRDREPRERPPRRFDEGPKVGRDGQEMTTYRIAVGKRHRVQPGAIVGAIANEGGLRRGDFGHISIRADHSLVELPKDLSPQTLDALRSTRISGVLIQLQPDSGAPSGRPSSYRGRDDRRSDDRRGGDRRDHGKRDRGGKREYGEGRREYGEGRGRSGDFTHRSDRNDRGGRGGYRD, encoded by the coding sequence ATGAGTGAAATTCAAGACGCCCCCGACCAGGAGACCGCAGCTCTCACGTTTGCCGATCTCGACATCGACGCCCGTGTGCTGCAAGCTCTTTCGGATGTGGGTTACGAGTCCCCGTCGCCGATCCAGGCGGCGACCATCCCACCGCTGCTGGAGGGACGGGACGTCGTCGGTCTCGCTCAGACCGGCACCGGCAAGACCGCCGCCTTCGCGGTGCCGATCCTCTCGCGTATCGACACCTCCGTGAAGCGGCCCCAGGCGCTGGTGCTGGCGCCCACCCGAGAGCTCGCGCTGCAGGTCGCGGAGGCTTTCGGTAAGTATTCCGTCCATATCCCGGGCCTGTCCGTTCTGCCCATCTACGGCGGCCAGGCCTACGGTGTACAGCTGTCCGGCCTCCGCCGCGGCGCCCAGGTCATCGTCGGTACTCCCGGACGTGTGATCGATCACCTCGCCAAGGGCACCCTCGACATCTCCGAACTCGAGTTCCTCGTCCTCGACGAGGCCGACGAGATGCTCACCATGGGCTTCCAGGAGGACGTCGAGCGCATCCTCGCCGACACCCCCGACACCAAGCAGGTCGCGCTGTTCTCCGCGACCATGCCGGGCGCGATCCGCCGGCTGTCGAAGCAGTACCTCAAGGATCCGCAGGAGATCACCGTCAAGTCGAAGACGACGACGTCGGCGAACATCTCCCAGCGGTGGGTGCTCGTCTCCCATCAGCGCAAGCTCGACGCGCTGACCCGTGTCCTCGAGGTCGAGACCTTCGAGGCGATGATCATCTTCGTCCGCACGAAGCAGGCCACCGAGGATCTGGCCGAGCGGTTGCGGGCACGCGGCTTCTCCGCGGCCGCGATCAACGGCGACATCGTGCAGGCCCAGCGCGAGCGCACGATCAACCAACTCAAGAACGGCACGCTCGACATCCTCGTCGCCACCGACGTCGCCGCCCGTGGTCTCGACGTCGAGCGCATCAGCCACGTCGTCAACTACGACATCCCCCACGACACCGAGTCGTACGTGCACCGTATCGGCCGTACGGGCCGCGCCGGCCGCTCCGGCGACGCGCTGCTGTTCGTGGCTCCGCGCGAGCGGCACCTGCTCAAGGCGATCGAGCGGGCCACCCGTCAGCCGCTCGCCGAGATGCAGCTGCCCACGGTCGAGGACGTCAACGCCCAGCGCGTGTCGAAGTTCAACGACTCGATCACCGAGGCGCTCGCCTCCGATCACCTGCAGTTGTTCCGCACGTTCGTCGAGGACTACGAGCGTGAGCACGACGTGCCGCTCGCCGACATCGCCGCCGCCCTGGCGGTCCTGTCGCGCGACGGCGAGTCGTTCCTCATGGAGGCCGAGCCCGAGCCGGTCGCGGCGCCGCGCCGTGATCGCGAACCGCGCGAGCGTCCGCCGCGGCGTTTCGACGAGGGGCCGAAGGTCGGTCGCGACGGCCAGGAGATGACCACCTACCGCATCGCCGTGGGCAAGCGTCACCGCGTGCAGCCCGGTGCGATCGTCGGTGCCATCGCCAACGAGGGCGGACTGCGCCGCGGCGATTTCGGGCACATCAGCATCCGTGCCGATCACAGCCTCGTCGAGCTGCCGAAGGATCTGTCGCCGCAGACCCTCGATGCCCTGCGCTCCACCCGCATCTCGGGCGTGCTCATCCAGCTGCAGCCCGATTCCGGTGCGCCGTCCGGACGTCCGAGCTCGTATCGCGGACGCGACGACCGGCGCAGCGACGACCGACGTGGCGGAGACCGTCGCGATCACGGCAAGCGCGATCGTGGGGGCAAGCGCGAGTACGGCGAGGGCCGGCGTGAATACGGGGAGGGCCGGGGCCGCTCCGGCGACTTCACACATCGCAGCGACCGCAACGACCGTGGTGGTCGCGGCGGTTACCGCGACTGA
- a CDS encoding AMP-dependent synthetase/ligase, translating to MSEIAVPQSFSIPENTSMADSVFRHEKESPEFVPFERLVDGKWVPVTARQFASEVRAVAKGLIASGIELGDRVAVLSATRYEWVLLDYAIWTAGGATVAIYETSSADQAQWILEDSGTKLLIVENSGHVDTVREVAENAPTVREVLQIEPASGGKSAVDELVARGAAVTDEQVEERRNQVTAESAATLIYTSGTTGRPKGVQLKHRHFASESAACGLALPDSMHEGQRTLLFIPMAHVFARLISFAAFDSKVTVGHTSDLTTLLDQFAVFKPNFILSVPRVFEKVYNSAKQKAYDGGKGKIFEKASDVAIEYSKALENGGPGLGLKIQHFVFDKLVYGKLKAALGGNVTKAVSGGAALGARLGHFFRGVGVTIYEGYGLTETTGGIIMNTPAEQKIGTVGKPFNGCAAKIAEDGELLLKGPQVFDGYWQNDKATEEAIRDGWFHTGDIGTIDEDGFISITGRKKELIVTAGGKNVAPAILEDSLRAHPLISQVIVVGDSKPFIGALITLDPEALPGWLERHGLPAGTTVAELIKNPDLIAEIDEAVAETNKKVSKAESIRKYRILETDFSIESGELTPTLKLKRNIIHDKHGAEIAAIYS from the coding sequence GTGAGTGAGATTGCCGTGCCACAGTCGTTCTCGATTCCCGAGAACACGTCGATGGCCGACAGCGTCTTCCGGCACGAGAAGGAGTCGCCGGAGTTCGTGCCGTTCGAGCGACTGGTCGACGGCAAGTGGGTTCCCGTCACCGCGCGCCAGTTCGCATCCGAGGTGCGCGCCGTGGCGAAGGGCCTGATCGCGTCGGGCATCGAGCTCGGCGACCGCGTCGCGGTGCTGTCGGCGACCCGCTACGAATGGGTCCTGCTGGACTACGCGATCTGGACCGCGGGCGGTGCCACCGTCGCGATCTACGAGACGTCGTCGGCAGACCAGGCCCAGTGGATCCTCGAGGACTCCGGGACCAAGCTGCTCATCGTCGAGAATTCGGGTCACGTCGACACCGTGCGCGAGGTCGCCGAGAATGCTCCGACCGTGCGCGAGGTCCTGCAGATCGAGCCGGCGTCGGGCGGCAAGAGCGCGGTCGACGAACTCGTCGCGCGCGGCGCGGCGGTCACCGACGAGCAGGTCGAGGAACGACGCAACCAGGTCACGGCCGAATCCGCAGCGACCCTCATCTACACCTCCGGCACCACGGGCCGGCCGAAGGGCGTCCAGCTCAAGCACCGCCACTTCGCCTCGGAGTCCGCGGCCTGCGGTCTCGCCCTGCCCGACTCCATGCACGAGGGCCAGCGCACCCTGCTGTTCATCCCGATGGCACACGTCTTCGCACGCCTGATCTCGTTCGCGGCATTCGACAGCAAGGTCACCGTCGGTCACACCTCCGACCTCACCACGCTGCTCGACCAGTTCGCGGTCTTCAAGCCGAACTTCATCCTCTCGGTACCCCGCGTGTTCGAGAAGGTCTACAACTCGGCCAAGCAGAAGGCCTACGACGGCGGCAAGGGCAAGATCTTCGAGAAGGCCTCCGACGTCGCGATCGAATACAGCAAGGCACTCGAGAACGGCGGCCCGGGCCTCGGCCTGAAGATCCAGCACTTCGTGTTCGACAAGCTGGTCTACGGCAAGCTCAAGGCCGCGCTCGGCGGCAACGTGACCAAGGCCGTGTCGGGCGGTGCTGCACTCGGCGCGCGCCTCGGCCACTTCTTCCGCGGCGTCGGCGTCACCATCTACGAGGGTTACGGCCTGACGGAGACGACCGGCGGCATCATCATGAACACCCCGGCCGAACAGAAGATCGGCACCGTCGGCAAGCCGTTCAACGGCTGCGCGGCGAAGATCGCCGAGGACGGCGAGCTGCTGCTCAAGGGCCCCCAGGTGTTCGACGGCTACTGGCAGAACGACAAGGCCACCGAGGAAGCCATCCGCGACGGCTGGTTCCACACCGGCGACATCGGCACGATCGACGAGGACGGTTTCATCTCGATCACCGGCCGCAAGAAGGAACTCATCGTCACCGCGGGCGGTAAGAACGTCGCTCCGGCGATCCTCGAGGATTCGCTGCGCGCCCACCCGCTGATCAGCCAGGTCATCGTCGTCGGCGACTCCAAGCCGTTCATCGGTGCTCTGATCACCCTCGACCCGGAGGCCCTGCCGGGCTGGCTCGAGCGCCACGGCCTGCCGGCGGGAACCACGGTCGCGGAATTGATCAAGAACCCCGACCTGATCGCCGAGATCGACGAGGCGGTCGCCGAGACCAACAAGAAGGTCTCGAAGGCCGAGTCGATCCGCAAGTACCGCATCCTCGAGACCGATTTCAGCATCGAGAGCGGCGAGCTGACCCCGACGCTCAAGCTCAAGCGGAACATCATCCACGACAAGCACGGTGCCGAGATCGCAGCAATCTACAGCTGA
- a CDS encoding DUF664 domain-containing protein produces MSAREHDLLLKLLSHQCDAVRNAPAGLSDEQARSVPSASSMSLASLPNHLVDGLMKRRTERAQSR; encoded by the coding sequence ATGAGTGCCCGAGAACACGACCTGTTGCTGAAGCTGCTCTCCCATCAGTGCGACGCCGTGCGCAACGCGCCGGCGGGCCTGTCCGACGAACAGGCCCGCAGCGTGCCGAGCGCGTCGTCGATGAGCCTGGCGTCGTTACCGAACCACCTCGTCGACGGCCTGATGAAGCGACGGACCGAGCGGGCTCAGTCGCGGTAA